A region of the Nitrospirota bacterium genome:
GGTATTCTTGATCTGTCTTTTTCTTTCGCAAAGCCTGCTCCTTTCTTCTTGGTGATGAGGGTTACCAATTATAAAGGTTCAGGCTTTTTTTTCGTATTAAATCCTTCCGCAACAGAAACTAGGTAATTTGATTATCGCCGGTCTATCTGGTTCCTCAATTCCGATTTTCATGAAAGCAATAGGGCTCGATCCAGCTCAATGCTCCAGTATCATATTGACAACAACGACTGATGTAATGGGTTTTTTTGCTTTCTTGGGTTTTGCAGTACTATTCCAGAATTATCTCATGTGAAGCAGGAACGTGCAGGAAACCTCTAAATCCTTGCTTTAATTGGCGGTCCCAACGGGAGTCGAACCCGTGTTTTAGCCTTGAGAGTATCGAAGTATTCCTTATAATTAAATAGGTTATAAACATCGCACTACAAAACTACTGCACTTACAGAGAGCTAAAAATCTGTTATCTTATTCTTTCTGTTAAGATTTGTACACGCGTTCAGGCTTAGCAATCTTGTATTCTCACAGTAACAAATGCGCCTGACGGTACTGGTCATGCTAATAAGTACAAACGGAATCTATCGTTTTATGTCGCTCAATGGCTGGTGAGGTTATACGGACTATTTTGTGTTAAAGCCTAAAATTGTAAGATTTCAGAATAGTCTATCCGAAGGAATTGTCACCATGCCCTATCTATCTCCTTTTATCTTACCGCCATATTTTAAATAGAAGTCAAAGTAATCTTCTAAGAATTTTTGACGATTCTCGATGGCATATTTTTCAACCGCAGCCTGAGAAATGTACGTCTGAAACTTTAACAAGTCCCGATATCTTGTTTCAATATCGATGCCTTTTTCAACCTGGCTCTTTAATCTCTTCAAAAATTCGCTCAAAAATTTCAAAAATGATCTTATATTTCGTTCATTGCCACTCTGAATTAGATCGTTTAAAAAGAAAAAAACAGTAACACCTATCGCCCTATTCTTCAGAACAATCGCGCTGTTTTCCAGATAGCGGTATACCTCATCGAGGCTTTCCTTTAGAAGAGTGGCCACTTTCTTGTCTTCTGCGGTAAACCTCAGATTCTTCTTGAAAAAATCTTGCAAGTCTACAAACCTAGCTCTTCCATATGAATTATCTTTGTTAAGCGAAAAGAAATTTAAGGCAATTTGCGCTGCAGTAAGTTCTTTTGAAAACCTTTTCTTCGGGATACGAAGAAAATCAAAATATTCATGTTTGCCTAATTTCTTGAAAACAAATTCTTTCATATCCCCTACCATTGCATTCAATTTCTCTCCAGCATTTAAAGGAGCACCTAGCTGAAGTCTTAAAAACATCAAATTTAATTCTTCCTCATCTTTATCGATGTCAGTAATTTCTATCACATTAAAAATATAGTTCAGGAGTTTCTCCTTGTGTTGCCGCTTATTCAAGAAGTCCTCCCATGTCTTGTTGTCGTATGCGCTAAGTATGCTTCCTCCCAACAATTCATCTGAGCTCTTAAATACAAACTTATTATCGTATTTGTTATGGTCGTCCTCGTTCTCCTCCTTACCCTCATTGAGTCCAAGGAAAGAAAGAATTGCATTAATTCGTTGGCGTCCATCTATACATTCATAAATTCCATCATCACGCTTATGTAAATAAATGCTCGCAATGTCAAAATTCCGAAGAATAGAGTCAATGAGCTTTCGTTTCTTATCGAGATCCCACACCGTAGGCTCCCGTTGAAATTCAGGGAACTCTATCGCCTTATATCTTCGTTGGAGGTCTTCTATTGACCATTCAGCATTTTTCTTTTTCATGTTTTATAGTAAAAATTATGGACAATATTTTGAGGTGGTGTTTTTATATCCAATTTGAAGCGATCTATCAGATAGCCGATTTTTGCATCCAACCACTCTTGAAACGGATTTGTCTTGTCTTTATCAAGAAATTTAGCAGTGATCTCAGCAATTAGTTCGCCGGGAGATGCTGAAGGAAAGAACTTTTTATAGTAGTATAAAATTTCGGGCATATCTATCAAAGACTGAAAATCCAAATATTCATAATTATGGGTTATGGCCGTCGCTACTGATGGATAATCGATTATTTCAATCTTGATCATTTTCCCCGTATGATTAAACCGCTGAACTGTATACAATATTGGAATTAATCCCCAATCATTTCTACTGAGCGAGCATCCAATAATCCTCAGTATATCACACCGCATCAAAATTTCTGAGGCCTGTCCCCATAAAAGATTGAAGGGGTAATTGTCCTTCTTCTTTTCTACACCCGGCGGAATCCAGAGCGAATCTGAAGATTTTGTTGCAGTCATGCTTTTTACCGTAACAGGTCGTGTATTTTGCCAATTAAAAGAACCATGCAGTTTCAAAATTTTTATAGCCTTCGTGCGTGGCCTTGATGTGTCTAAATGCAACGAGTAATCGATGGCAAACCCCAAAGGCGCTTTTATTGTTCTTTCAAGAATATCCTCATAATTAAGAGTAATAAAGCATAATAACTCTTCATCGAAGCTGTTCACGTTATTGTGCAGATCAATTAAAACCGTATACAAATTCTTGGCAGGCAATTTCTTCAATTCCGGGCTACTCCTTATGATATCAACGATTGCGTTTCTATAGTATTCTCTAATTATTTCAGAGGCAAAATAGTGATGCTGAGATTCCAGCACTGATATTAAATGTTCAATATCTTGTACTGTAATTAACTCACTCCATATCTTATCACTCAGCCGTTTCGAAGGGTATTTGCGGTGGTTGCGCGCCATTCTTTCCTGAATGTCTTTCGTAAGAAGGCTAAGGGTAGGACTAATCGATTTAAGCACGGCGTGTGTTGCGCCCGCACCAAATAAATAAACCACTTTTTTCTTATCACGTCTATTAACCATAGACTACTTTCTCCAAACAATCAAACTTTCGCGGGCTGGCTCACGCTTGTGCCTCGACATTTGCTGGGAGCTATTGCCACGATATCGCAAGACATAGATGCCTTTCAGGCTTAATCCAATCTGTTCACCGATTTCAGCCAATATTTTATCTACAGAAATCATGAGACCGGAGAAACGCACATTACTAACAACGAGTCCGATATGGCCTCCAAGCTTCAAAACACTCGACATTTCTTTCAGAGATAGGAACATATCCTCGAAATATCCAATAATTGTTGCAATAATTCTAGGGTTATTCATCTTACGGTTATATAATTCATTTACCGTTTCCTCAAGGATTACAGGCCTCACATAGCCGACCGCTTTATATTTTTCCTTAGCTTCAACATGCGACCTCAAAGTCTCATACCGGAGTTTTTTGAGGGTATCATTATCCTTTATGAACCCGACCAGTAATTCAAGCTCATATATCCTCGTATAGTCGTGTCTATTTGGATATGGTGGAGAAGTCAAAATGGCATCATACTCATGAGCTTTTACTTCATTGGGAAGTCCCCTTGCGTCACCAATTACTGCTATAGATTGAGCGTCTGTGTATTTGAAATGCGATAGAGAGTCTATATATTTTTCTGACGACTCAATAAACATTTTCTTAAATACTGCAATAGGAACTCTTCTCTGTCCCGTAATGCGGAGGAATCCACCGGCTTTCTTTGCTTTACTCGCATTATCAAGAACACTAAGCAAACAAAAAAGAAAGAAATCTTTCTCTGGAGATGACAAAAGATTAATTGAGTCTCGTAATGAAAACATGTATTTCAACGTGTCATTTGAAAATGATTTCATAAGAATGGCAACATCCGGAATATTTACTCTGGGGTTAACCGCATGTGAAATTTTGCTGATGGTTCTTTTAAGTTTATCCCCATTAAATGTTTTAGTTAGAGTATTCGCCAAGAAAACAGAAAAAGGAGAAATATCTACGCCCACTGAATTATATCCATCCATTCTTGCTTTGATAAGAGTGGTGCCTCCACCGCTATAGATGTCGAGCACCTTATCTCCTTTAGTCAGTCCGAAAGAATCAAAGATCTTCGAAACCAGTTCACTGCCAAATCGATGCTTAAATGCATACCAGTTGAAAGGGGCAGCATTCCTGTCAGACAGTGGAGAAACAAACTTACCCCATTCTAATTTTTCGACTATTTCCATATCATATTATGTGAGCATCACATTTTTGATTACAATTTCCTTGTTGCTTCTAGTTTGCCTGAATTATATCACATGGATATGTTCTATGTCTCGGGGCAAGCCAGTTGACAGGAATAATAAGGGATTTTCAAGGAAGATATCGAGAAACATGCACGGACTCCTGAGTGCAACAGATATCTTTGGAATTCATCACCTATGGCGAGAAGTACGCACTGCTGGTTATCAGGTGAACCGCTTACACCTTGCAATTCCTAATTGTCGTATGGGATATTGGAAGTATTTTTTTTAGCATCTTGAACACCAATCGTATATTTCAGCCAATAACAGTGCTGAGTCAATTTATCAAAAACAATTGGTTACATTTTTTACTGCAAAAGTACTGCAATTCAACACTTATTAACAACACTTTCAGCCACTTATAGCCATTTTCAGCCATAATTGCTAATTTTGAAGAATGCCCGCAGAACGGCTCCCGGCAAGGTAAAACCATAGAATTTAAAAGAATTTTTATTGGCGGTCCCAACGGGATTCGAACCCGTGTTTTAGCCTTGAGAGGGCCACGTCCTAGGCCTCTAGACGATGGGACCAGCAACTACAGTAAACAGTTAATAGTGATTAGTGAATAGCTGTGAGAAAAGGAACTTCCGATATTTCGTTTTTACTGTTCACTTTGTACTATTCACTGATAACTGTCTTTTTGGCTGGGGAGAGAGGATTCGAACCCCTGTAAGCAGATCCAGAGTCTGCCGTCCTGCCACTGGACGACTCCCCACCAGGATTTTCAAGGTTTGTATTATACCATATCACAAAATTTCCGGGCCCTTCAACAATAGCTGCAATCCAAATGACGATCATGGCACGCTGTGTTCTTGTGCAGATTATTTCCCCCCCGAAGAACCCACGGATTTTCCGACAATCTGACACTTCGATTCCGGCTGATTTCTGCCTGAATGAGGTCTGTCTTTTGTTTTTTTCACGCTCGATATTTTTCGAGAAACACTGCCATTTTCCCGCTGTATACATAGGATTGTCATGGTATTACAGTGGTTGTGTGTTGTTGACTTTAAACGCCAAAAGAAGTATCATTTAATTAAACAGAGAGGATAAAATGTTCGAGAAGTTTACAGAGCGTGGCAGAAAGGTAATCATCTATGCAAAGGAAGAAGCAGAGAAGCGGCAGAATGATTATCTTGGCACAGAGCATCTCCTGCTCGCGGTTCTCAAAGAAGAAGACGGCCTCCCGATAGCAATTCTGAAAAGGATGGGCATAACGCCCGAAGAAGTCCGGCTGGAAGTCGAAAGAAACCTGCCACAGGGCACCAATATCATGACGTTCGGGGATATTCCGTTTACTCCGAGGGCAAAGAAAGTGCTTGAACTTGCCGTTGAGGAAGCGCGGCTTCTCGGCCATAATTATATCGGAAGCGAGCACATCTTCCTCGGCCTGATACGTGAGGAGGAAGGCATAGGCGGCAAGATACTGCGGAGCTTCGGCGCAAACCTTCTTGGAGCACGGCAGCTCACCATTAATTTTTCGATACGGGCTCACTCGAACGTCAAGGAAAAACGGAGCACCACTCCTGCGCTCGATGAGTTCGGAAGAGACCTGACTGTCCTCGCAAAAGAGGGAAAGCTGGACCCGGTTATCAGCAGGGAAGATGAGATAGAGCGTCTCGTACAGATACTCGGCAGGAGAATCAAGAACAACCCGGTGATTATCGGCGAGCCGGGCGTCGGAAAAACCGCCATTGTCGAGGGTCTCTCCCAGAAGATTGTCTCGGGGAATATCCCTGACAGCCTACTCGGCAAACGCATCGTATCGCTTGATCTCGGTGCGCTGATCGCCGGCACCAAATACAGGGGTCAGTTCGAGGAAAGACTCAAGATCGTGATGAAAGAGATCGTGCAGTCCGACAATGTCATCCTGTTTATCGATGAACTGCACACCTTAATAGGAGCCGGAGCTGCAGAAGGCTCTGTTGATGCGTCCAGCATGCTCAAGCCTGCCCTCTCCCGCGGGGAGATCCAGTGCATCGGGGCAACAACTCCCGATGAATACAGGAAGCATATAGAGAAAGACGGGGCCCTCGAACGCAGGTTTCAGCCCATCTACATACAGCCGCCGAATGTCGATAACACGATAGACATTCTGAAAGGACTGAAGTCGAGATATGAATCCTTTCATAAGGTCAAGATAAGCGAAACCGCGATAGAGGTTGCCGCCAAGCTTTCGGACAGATACATCTCTGACAGATATCTCCCGGACAAGGCAATTGATGTGATCGATGAGACCGGCTCCAGAATCAAGCTCAAGAAGTACACACCGCCGCAGGAACTGAAAGAGCTTGAAACCGATATTCAGAGATTCTCAAAAGAGAAGAACCTCTACATCAAGCTCCATGATCTTGAAAAAGCATCATCAATCCGTTTGGAGGAAGAGAAGCTCAAACGGCTTCATGAACAGCTCCATAAACAGTGGATCGATAATCTCAATAAGGAGATTCCTGTGGTCAGCGAAGAGGATATCGAGTATACCGTTTCCAAGATGACCGGTATCCCGCTCTCAAAGCTTGAAGAAAAAGAGTCAGAAAAACTGATCAGGATGGAAGACAACCTTCACTTGAGGATAATCGGCCAGGAAGAAGCGATAAAGGCTGTCTCGAAGGCGATCAGAAGGTCGCGGGCCGGCCTGAAATCAAACAAAAAGCCGATCGGCTCGTTCTTTTTCCTCGGACCGACCGGGGTCGGCAAGACCGAACTCGCAAAGGCGCTTGCATGGTTCCTGTTTAACGATGAAAGCTCCCTCGTAAAGATCGATATGTCAGAATACATGGAGCGCTTTAATGTCTCCAGACTGACGGGAGCCCCTCCGGGCTATGTCGGATATGAGGAAGGCGGGCAGCTGACCGAAAAGATCAGGAAAAAGCCTTATTCGGTCGTGCTCTTTGACGAGATAGAAAAGGCACATCCCGATGTCTTCAATATTCTCCTTCAGGTGCTCGATGAAGGGACGCTTACCGACAGTTACGGACGCAAGGTCGATTTCAAAAATACCGTGATCATCATGACCTCCAACCTCGGGGCGCGTCTGATAGAGAAGGCAACTCCCCTCGGTTTCCAGCGGAACATATCGGGGATGATATATGAGAAGATCAAGGAAAACGTGCTGAATGAGCTGAAGAAGACGTTCAACCCGGAATTCCTGAACCGGGTTGATGAGACAGTGGTGTTCCATCCTCTTGAAAAAGAGCATCTGCTGTCAATTATCGACCTGCTTGTTGAAGAGACGAACAGGGTGCTCATCGAACAGCAGGAGCTTATTATTGAAGTGTCTGACGATGTGAAGGAATGGATCATAAAGCATTTCTATCAGCCTACATATGGTGCGCGGCCGATGAGAAGGGCTGTGCAGAAGGTAATCGAGGACCCGCTCTCCGAGGAACTGCTAAGGGGAAGATTCAAAAATATCCACAAGATACAGGTGATCCTCGAAGGTGACTCCCCGGCGTTTATCGAAGCCGAAGAGGCTGTCCCCATCTTTTCCAGCACGAATTAGCATACAGTGA
Encoded here:
- a CDS encoding DUF262 domain-containing protein; translation: MKKKNAEWSIEDLQRRYKAIEFPEFQREPTVWDLDKKRKLIDSILRNFDIASIYLHKRDDGIYECIDGRQRINAILSFLGLNEGKEENEDDHNKYDNKFVFKSSDELLGGSILSAYDNKTWEDFLNKRQHKEKLLNYIFNVIEITDIDKDEEELNLMFLRLQLGAPLNAGEKLNAMVGDMKEFVFKKLGKHEYFDFLRIPKKRFSKELTAAQIALNFFSLNKDNSYGRARFVDLQDFFKKNLRFTAEDKKVATLLKESLDEVYRYLENSAIVLKNRAIGVTVFFFLNDLIQSGNERNIRSFLKFLSEFLKRLKSQVEKGIDIETRYRDLLKFQTYISQAAVEKYAIENRQKFLEDYFDFYLKYGGKIKGDR
- a CDS encoding ATP-dependent Clp protease ATP-binding subunit, which codes for MFEKFTERGRKVIIYAKEEAEKRQNDYLGTEHLLLAVLKEEDGLPIAILKRMGITPEEVRLEVERNLPQGTNIMTFGDIPFTPRAKKVLELAVEEARLLGHNYIGSEHIFLGLIREEEGIGGKILRSFGANLLGARQLTINFSIRAHSNVKEKRSTTPALDEFGRDLTVLAKEGKLDPVISREDEIERLVQILGRRIKNNPVIIGEPGVGKTAIVEGLSQKIVSGNIPDSLLGKRIVSLDLGALIAGTKYRGQFEERLKIVMKEIVQSDNVILFIDELHTLIGAGAAEGSVDASSMLKPALSRGEIQCIGATTPDEYRKHIEKDGALERRFQPIYIQPPNVDNTIDILKGLKSRYESFHKVKISETAIEVAAKLSDRYISDRYLPDKAIDVIDETGSRIKLKKYTPPQELKELETDIQRFSKEKNLYIKLHDLEKASSIRLEEEKLKRLHEQLHKQWIDNLNKEIPVVSEEDIEYTVSKMTGIPLSKLEEKESEKLIRMEDNLHLRIIGQEEAIKAVSKAIRRSRAGLKSNKKPIGSFFFLGPTGVGKTELAKALAWFLFNDESSLVKIDMSEYMERFNVSRLTGAPPGYVGYEEGGQLTEKIRKKPYSVVLFDEIEKAHPDVFNILLQVLDEGTLTDSYGRKVDFKNTVIIMTSNLGARLIEKATPLGFQRNISGMIYEKIKENVLNELKKTFNPEFLNRVDETVVFHPLEKEHLLSIIDLLVEETNRVLIEQQELIIEVSDDVKEWIIKHFYQPTYGARPMRRAVQKVIEDPLSEELLRGRFKNIHKIQVILEGDSPAFIEAEEAVPIFSSTN
- a CDS encoding magnesium transporter → MIIAGLSGSSIPIFMKAIGLDPAQCSSIILTTTTDVMGFFAFLGFAVLFQNYLM